A window from Desulforegula conservatrix Mb1Pa encodes these proteins:
- a CDS encoding zinc ribbon domain-containing protein, whose product MEMKCPKCGAARTQEASECISCGIIFEKYLKASLRKESDTSMDVEEENEPVNYFDIARELLFYVKQEPDHTFLIIRAVFFLFMIFLGIRFIFSSLTDEYLMNTFWHLVNLPFHEAGHIFFRLFGRFVTSLGGTLGQLLMPLICMGTFIIKTRDTFAASFCLWWLGQNFIDISPYINDSRSLSMPLLGGNTGMDSPYGFHDWEFILKESGLIRYDHAIALLSLNTGKFLIILSLIWAGYLLLKQYRSTAT is encoded by the coding sequence ATGGAAATGAAATGCCCGAAATGCGGAGCAGCCAGAACCCAAGAAGCATCTGAATGTATCAGCTGCGGAATAATATTTGAAAAATACCTGAAGGCCTCGTTAAGGAAAGAATCTGATACTTCAATGGACGTTGAAGAGGAAAATGAGCCTGTAAATTATTTTGATATTGCAAGAGAGCTTCTTTTTTACGTCAAACAAGAGCCAGATCATACATTTCTTATTATCAGGGCTGTATTCTTTCTGTTTATGATCTTTTTGGGAATCAGATTCATATTTTCATCATTAACAGATGAATATTTGATGAATACATTCTGGCACCTCGTAAACCTTCCGTTCCACGAGGCAGGACATATTTTTTTCAGGTTGTTCGGGAGATTTGTAACGTCTTTGGGAGGCACTCTCGGACAGCTCCTCATGCCCCTGATCTGTATGGGAACATTCATCATAAAGACAAGAGACACTTTTGCGGCTTCATTCTGCCTCTGGTGGTTAGGCCAGAATTTTATTGATATATCCCCATATATAAATGATTCAAGAAGTCTTTCCATGCCTCTGCTCGGAGGCAACACAGGCATGGATTCGCCATATGGATTTCATGACTGGGAATTCATACTCAAGGAATCAGGCCTGATAAGATATGACCATGCCATAGCCCTTTTATCCCTTAATACCGGCAAATTTCTTATAATCCTTTCTTTGATCTGGGCTGGATATCTGCTTTTGAAGCAATACAGAAGTACCGCTACATAA